Proteins found in one Gardnerella vaginalis ATCC 14018 = JCM 11026 genomic segment:
- a CDS encoding glycosyltransferase: MRETLQNSKCPCIYFVLPCYNEEPVLSQTSSIILSKVTFLIENKIISDYSRILFVDDGSRDSTWNIICDLHQSNPSLFGGVKLAHNRGHQNALLAGLTTAYKSGCDAAISMDADLQDDVDVVDQFIAKYVEGYEVVYGVRSSRETDTWFKRNTALAFYSVFRWMGAETVPNHADYRLMGKSALKALLEYKEVNLFLRGIVPSIGFNSTKVEYVRGKRKAGVSKYPLKKMISFAIDGITSFSTKPLSFVTFAGFASILVSLCVFVYVIASVVQGKAVAGWGSVMFSMWFIGGLIMLSIGIVGEYIGKIYMESKHRPRYEIETTI; encoded by the coding sequence TTGCGTGAAACATTGCAAAACAGCAAGTGCCCATGCATATATTTTGTTCTTCCTTGCTACAACGAGGAGCCTGTTCTTTCGCAGACTTCTAGTATTATTTTAAGCAAAGTTACTTTTCTTATTGAAAATAAGATTATTTCGGATTATAGCCGTATTCTTTTTGTGGATGATGGTTCTAGAGATTCGACTTGGAATATTATTTGCGATTTACACCAGTCGAATCCTTCGCTTTTTGGCGGTGTAAAGCTTGCGCATAATCGTGGTCATCAAAATGCTTTGCTTGCTGGCTTAACTACAGCATATAAATCGGGTTGCGATGCTGCAATTTCCATGGACGCCGATTTGCAAGACGATGTTGATGTTGTTGATCAATTTATTGCAAAATATGTGGAAGGCTACGAGGTTGTGTATGGCGTTCGCTCGTCTAGAGAAACAGACACGTGGTTTAAGCGCAACACTGCATTAGCTTTTTACAGTGTTTTCAGATGGATGGGCGCAGAAACAGTTCCGAATCATGCCGATTATAGACTTATGGGCAAGAGTGCGTTGAAGGCTCTTTTGGAATATAAAGAAGTTAATCTTTTCTTGCGTGGTATAGTGCCATCTATTGGCTTTAACTCAACAAAAGTTGAGTATGTGCGTGGTAAGCGCAAAGCTGGTGTGTCTAAGTATCCGCTTAAAAAGATGATTTCGTTTGCTATAGATGGCATTACATCTTTTTCTACTAAGCCTTTGAGTTTTGTAACATTTGCAGGATTCGCGTCTATTTTAGTTTCACTATGCGTATTTGTTTATGTAATAGCTTCTGTTGTGCAAGGAAAAGCAGTTGCTGGCTGGGGCTCTGTTATGTTCTCAATGTGGTTTATTGGTGGATTGATTATGCTTTCAATCGGCATTGTGGGCGAATATATTGGAAAGATTTACATGGAATCTAAGCATCGCCCACGTTACGAGATTGAAACTACTATTTAG
- a CDS encoding NAD-dependent epimerase/dehydratase family protein translates to MSKRILVTGAGGYIGRHVVKALLDAGASVIASDLRLDGVDERATRIEANIFSDDADLFAKLGSPDVCLHMAWRNGFKHAADTHMEDLSNHYRFIRIMLQGGLKQIAVMGSMHEVGYWEGAIDENTPCKPASMYGISKNALREATLLLGKEYDATVQWIRAYYIVGDDARGNSIFSKLLQAAQEGKKTFPFTTGKNKYDFINVDVLAKQIAATVLQDKVNGVINCCTGEPVSLADRVERYIRENNLDISLEYGAFPDRPYDSPAVWGDNSKIQKIMSDFLK, encoded by the coding sequence ATGAGTAAGCGAATTCTTGTTACTGGTGCTGGTGGGTATATTGGTCGTCACGTTGTTAAAGCTCTTTTAGATGCAGGTGCTAGCGTAATTGCTTCCGACTTGCGTTTAGATGGTGTTGATGAGCGCGCAACGCGTATTGAAGCGAATATTTTTAGCGATGATGCTGATTTGTTTGCAAAGCTTGGGTCTCCAGACGTTTGCTTGCACATGGCTTGGCGCAACGGTTTTAAGCATGCTGCAGACACGCATATGGAAGATTTATCGAACCATTACCGCTTTATTCGTATTATGCTTCAAGGTGGCTTAAAGCAGATTGCTGTTATGGGTTCTATGCACGAAGTTGGCTACTGGGAGGGTGCTATTGACGAGAACACGCCTTGCAAGCCAGCTTCTATGTATGGCATTTCTAAGAATGCTTTGCGCGAAGCTACTTTGCTTTTAGGTAAAGAGTATGATGCAACTGTTCAATGGATTCGCGCATACTACATTGTTGGCGACGACGCTCGTGGAAACTCTATTTTCTCTAAGCTTCTTCAAGCTGCTCAAGAAGGAAAGAAGACTTTTCCGTTTACTACTGGCAAAAACAAATACGACTTTATTAATGTAGACGTGTTAGCTAAGCAAATTGCTGCAACCGTTTTACAAGATAAAGTAAATGGCGTAATTAATTGCTGCACGGGGGAGCCTGTTTCGCTTGCAGACCGCGTTGAACGTTACATTCGCGAGAATAATCTTGATATTTCGCTTGAGTATGGCGCATTCCCAGATAGGCCTTACGATTCTCCAGCAGTTTGGGGAGATAATAGCAAAATCCAAAAGATTATGAGTGATTTTCTAAAATAG